The genomic DNA TGGCGTTGGCGATGGCAACCTTGCCGCGTAACGACTCAAGGAGCTGTGCATCGTCTCCCTTCGCAGTTTTGAGGCGCTCTTCAATGGTGGAGTCCACCAACGTATCGATGCGGCTGACAAAGAAGCTGGCTACGCTGGCGATACCGCTGATATCCTTGCCGGCTTTAAGGGCGGCTTCCAGACCATCGAGGTAGGCTTCAGCCACGGCAATGTAAGCTTCCTGGGCGAAGAGCAGAGTGATGTTGATATTCAGGCCTTCACTGGTAAGGCGGCGCACCGGCTCTACGCCTTCAGGCGTACCGGGAACTTTAATCATGATATTGGGACGATTGACGGCCTTCCACAGGCGACGCGCTTCTTCGATAGTGCCTTGAGTATCCCGCGCCAGCGTGGGCGAGACCTCAAGGCTCACATAGCCGTCGCGACGGTTTGTGGACTTGTAAACCGGCAGGAGCTTGTCAGCTGAGTCTTGAATATCACGCACGACGATGCGTTCGTAAATCTCGCCCGTAGGCAGGCCCTGTTTGCCGAGCTGGGTAAGAAGGTCCGTGTAGTCATTGCTGCCGCCGATGGCTTTTTCAAAGATTGAAGGATTGGAGGTGATGCCGCGCAGGCCGTCCTGGTCAATCAACTTCTGCAAATCGCCGTTGAGAATAATGTTGCGGCGGATGTAGTCCAGCCAGACGGATTGACCATATTTTTGCAGGCCGAGCAGCGCGTTTTGAGTGCCGGTTTGGGTTTTCTCAGGGGTAGTAACGGGGTTCATGAAATCTTCTCCTTGACGACCGAGTCGAGTGAGTAGCGCTGTTCAATGCTATGAATCTTTGCCAGACGCCGGCGATGCCTGTCTTCATTGGTAAAACGGGCGTTAATAAATGTGATGCACAAATCCTTGGCCAGTTCCGGCCCAATTACGCGTGATCCTAAAACCAGGACGTTGATGTCGTCATGCTCGACGCCCTGATGCGCGGAATATCCGTCATGACAAAGGCCGGCGCGAACACCCGGAATCTTGTTGGCCGCGACGGATGCGCCCACGCCGCTGCCGCAGATCAGGATGCCGCGCTCTGATTTGCCCTGAAGCACGCTCATACTGACCAATTGAGCATAATCAGGATAATCCACCGGAGCGGTGCTGTCAGTGCCCACGTCATTCAGC from Terriglobia bacterium includes the following:
- the rpiB gene encoding ribose 5-phosphate isomerase B, yielding MKITIGSDHAGFELKTFLIDYLRQCGHELNDVGTDSTAPVDYPDYAQLVSMSVLQGKSERGILICGSGVGASVAANKIPGVRAGLCHDGYSAHQGVEHDDINVLVLGSRVIGPELAKDLCITFINARFTNEDRHRRRLAKIHSIEQRYSLDSVVKEKIS